In Nothobranchius furzeri strain GRZ-AD chromosome 18, NfurGRZ-RIMD1, whole genome shotgun sequence, a single genomic region encodes these proteins:
- the yipf2 gene encoding protein YIPF2, whose translation MASPNDLQFQEFEEAAELLSADPGAPTLSISPSNIPTLTAGEDVKLDLSEDEEAQEESSELLQGHKPGGGFWTFEYYQSLFNVDTVQVLDRVKGSVMPLPGRNFIKHYLRSNPDLYGPFWICVTLVFSVAISGNLSTFFSQMGNSSYHYRPQFHRVTIAAVVIFMYAWLVPIGLWAFLTWRQGTERQMGAYSFLETVCVYGYSLFIFIPTSILWTIPFEWLQWTLIVVAMVISGSVLVLTFWPVVRDDTRAMAVGTVVTIILLHMLLAVGCKLYFFQTTVNTPPSAPTPTTPELLTTVKLH comes from the exons ATGGCCAGTCCCAACGACCTGCAGTTCCAAG AGTTTGAGGAAGCAGCAGAGCTGTTGTCTGCTGACCCTGGGGCCCCCACACTCAGCATCTCACCTTCAAACATTCCCACCTTAACGGCTGGAGAGGACGTGAAGCTGGACCTATCAGAGGACGaggaggctcaggaggagagttCAGAG CTTTTACAAGGACACAAACCAGGAGGGGGCTTCTGGACCTTTGAGTACTATCAGTCCTTGTTTAACGTGGACACAGTGCAG GTGCTGGACCGAGTGAAGGGCTCCGTGATGCCGTTACCTGGAAGAAACTTCATCAAACACTACCTTAGGAGCAACCCAGACCTTTATG gacCTTTCTGGATTTGTGTGACGCTGGTGTTCTCTGTAGCCATCAGTGGGAATCTGTCCACCTTCTTCAGCCAGATGGGAAACTCCAGCTACCACTACAGACCCCAGTTCCACAGAG TAACCATCGCTGCAGTGGTGATCTTTATGTATGCCTGGCTGGTTCCCATTGGCCTGTGGGCGTTTCTGACCTGGAGGCAAGGGACTGAGAGGCAGATGGGAGCCTATTCCTTCTTGGAGACGGTGTGTGTCTACGGATACTCCCTCTTCATCTTCATTCCCACATCA ATCTTGTGGACCATACCTTTTGAATGGTTGCAGTGGACATTGATTGTGGTTGCCATGGTGATCTCTGGCTCAGTACTAGTCCTCACATTCTGGCCCGTTGTCCGTGATGACACCAGGGCGATGGCTGTGGGCACCGTGGTAACCATCATCCTCCTGCATATGCTGTTGGCCGTTGGCTGTAAA CTCTACTTCTTTCAGACTACAGTCAACACACCACCATCAGCACCAACCCCAACAACCCCTGAGCTCCTCACAACGGTCAAACTGCACTGA